Within the Catalinimonas niigatensis genome, the region AACAGAAGGAAAAAGTAAAGAAGAAATTATTCAGCTACTGAGAGAAGCAATCGCGTCTGTAGATGCATCCTACAAGGCATTATCACCGGAAGAAGAAAATGAAGCGGTTAATCTTTTTAACAGAATTGAAACCAACAAAAAAAGAGTGCTCCTGCTTATACGTGATCATATGACCCATCATCGGGGGCAACTGGTGATTTACCTTAGGATGAATGGCATAGAGCCCCCCAGTTACGTAGGCTGGTAGATTTCTTAAAGATCATCTCTACTTTTCAATTGGCCTGAAGAATGTTTTATTATTTACCCAGTACGGTAAATGTGCATTCCAGGCTTTCTCCCTCTTCATCTACCAAAATAAGCTTGTGCTGACCAGGATCGGGGCTTAAGCCCATCTGATGCTGATCCTGGGTCATGCCCAGGTATTCTCCATCCAGATGCCAGTAGATACGGGCTTGAGGATTGCGGTGAGCCGCATCAAAAATGGATTTTCCTCGTTTGCCATTCAATTCTTTAGGTACATATATCTGGGCATTTTCATAAGGATAGATGAGTTGTAGAGCCAGATACTGATTCAAGGGCTGGCAATCTGCTCTGAATGGAGGCATCTTACGATAAGCAGGATGATTTCTGCGATAATACCATTCCTGCACCGCTGGCAATACAAACCAATTGGTATGTTGCATCTCTCCTACCGCAGCACATGCGCTGTGCACCCGGTACCTGCCCTCACCATCCAGATGTATCCTCTGATGATAACTACAGACCGGGGATTTTAAACCGGCTTTGGGTATATCCATCCGAAGCGTGTCATTACAATCGCGGGCAGCCCGAAAGCCGCTCTGCTTACTGATCAAGGTGCTTACCATATCGCTGGCCGGATAGTCAAACCATTCGGAATCGGGAAGGAGTTGTACGATATCAAAAAGAATAGGTGCTGCAGCAGTCAGGCCAGTTAGCCCGGGGCGGCCTTCGCCATCGGCATTGCCTGCCCATACCCCAACTACATAGCGTGAGCTTAGGCCTATCGCCCAGGCATCACGAAAACCGAAAGAAGTACCTGTTTTCCAAGCCAGTTTGGTGGAGGAATCAAAATATTCCCAGCCCCTTTGGTTGCTGGGACGTCTTACTTTGGCCATGGCTTCCAGTGTATACCACATCGCCCCGGCATCCAGCAGACCATGCGTCTGTTTTTGCTTCTCTTCCTGCTCCTGTTTGTCCGCTGGCCGGAAGGTAGGCGCATGATAATCTGCTGCCGCATATCGTTTAGGCTCAGGATATTTGAAATAATGATTCATAGAACGGGCCAGGCTGGCATACATCCCACTCAGATCCCAGAGGCTGGCTTCCGCTCCTCCCAAAACCAGGGTCAATCCGTAGTAGCCGGGAGGTTGTATCAAGGTAGTCATGCCCATCCGTTTCAGAAGAAAATGAAACTTCTCAACGCCATAGGCTCTCAGCATATGTACCGCTGGTATATTGAGTGAACGCGCCAGCGCTTCATCGGCAGCCACC harbors:
- the pbpC gene encoding penicillin-binding protein 1C, producing MSKLKVSILGFILLLILGIAYYFALPNPLFRPVYSTVLEARSGELLGASIASDGQWRFPLADSVPHQFKEAIMAFEDDYFETHPGFNPFSLLRAAWQNIQAGSVVSGGSTLTMQVIRLSRNGQSRTIPEKFKEIILATRLELAYSKEEILALYAVHAPFGGNIVGLEAAAWRYYGRKPEQLSWGETATLAVLPNSPSLVYPGKNASELMRKRNRLLDKLYTKGLMDSMSAVLAKREPLPGTPNALPALAPHLLTRIRQEGYEGKRVQSSIRPALQQQVAQVIQQHHQKLKGNGIYNAAALVLDVKSGEAIAYVGNTRPERASEHGASVDIITAKRSTGSILKPFLYAAMMHEGSLLPYALVPDVPTYIDGFAPKNFDETYDGAVAADEALARSLNIPAVHMLRAYGVEKFHFLLKRMGMTTLIQPPGYYGLTLVLGGAEASLWDLSGMYASLARSMNHYFKYPEPKRYAAADYHAPTFRPADKQEQEEKQKQTHGLLDAGAMWYTLEAMAKVRRPSNQRGWEYFDSSTKLAWKTGTSFGFRDAWAIGLSSRYVVGVWAGNADGEGRPGLTGLTAAAPILFDIVQLLPDSEWFDYPASDMVSTLISKQSGFRAARDCNDTLRMDIPKAGLKSPVCSYHQRIHLDGEGRYRVHSACAAVGEMQHTNWFVLPAVQEWYYRRNHPAYRKMPPFRADCQPLNQYLALQLIYPYENAQIYVPKELNGKRGKSIFDAAHRNPQARIYWHLDGEYLGMTQDQHQMGLSPDPGQHKLILVDEEGESLECTFTVLGK